One window of Polynucleobacter sp. HIN5 genomic DNA carries:
- a CDS encoding 4Fe-4S binding protein: MSKKLVCDCNRSMPLDPKELGLPIHTALCRQEVGQFLNALNESEPIVVACTQERALFSELATQAEKPLVAPLKFVNIREMAGWSKNATEAHPKIKALLSVTDLPEPDPVPIVDYHSDGRILIIGPGEQALYWAEQLGQSLEVNVLSTEPSSLPTGRSYPVFTGKMTSLEGYLGRFIAKWELNNPIDPEMCTRCGACVAVCPENAIDLSFQIDLDKCKSHRACVTACAGIGAINFDRVERSREGEFDLILDLQTNPSIQISQKPQGYFAPGSDRFKQSMAASQLLGMVGEFEKPKYFVYTEKICAHGRNGKVGCSACIDVCSTQAIQSVFKDGQGKVEVNPNLCMGCGACATVCPSGAMRYNFPSVAYQGRQIKALAQTYLTAIGSSKPGQNAPTLLIHSQEAGTTLLENLGRAARTKPKEVVGLPAFVIPFAVEHIASTGIDLWFGAMSYGFGEVVLLLSGDEDPGYRSALTEQADLANSISQALGYGLRVRCMMASSSSDVDTVNRVMMELLTRKAQKLMAPPASFALAAQKRETLEMSLEHLLQFAPQALPAEGVPLPAHSPLGAIVVNKDACTLCMSCVGACPEGALLDNPDEPQLSFIEKQCVQCGLCEQTCPEQAIALSPRLSSIEQRKQKVLLNKTEPFHCISCGKAFGTLKMVELMLGRIGTHHAFSGDALDRLKMCSDCRVVDMMKKEL, from the coding sequence ATGAGTAAAAAATTAGTCTGCGATTGCAATCGCAGCATGCCCCTTGACCCCAAGGAATTGGGTTTGCCCATTCATACGGCTTTGTGTCGTCAGGAGGTCGGACAGTTTCTTAATGCTTTAAATGAGTCTGAGCCGATTGTGGTGGCTTGCACGCAAGAGCGTGCTCTATTTTCTGAGCTTGCGACTCAGGCAGAAAAACCCCTGGTTGCGCCCCTTAAATTTGTCAACATTCGTGAGATGGCGGGTTGGTCCAAGAATGCTACCGAAGCACATCCAAAAATTAAAGCATTGCTATCGGTTACCGATTTGCCCGAGCCAGACCCGGTTCCAATTGTCGACTATCACAGCGATGGGCGTATCCTAATTATTGGCCCTGGAGAGCAAGCTTTGTATTGGGCTGAGCAACTCGGTCAGTCATTGGAAGTGAATGTTTTATCAACCGAGCCCAGTTCTTTGCCTACTGGTCGCAGCTATCCCGTTTTTACGGGAAAGATGACAAGCCTTGAAGGTTATCTAGGGCGCTTTATCGCTAAATGGGAACTGAACAATCCCATTGATCCAGAGATGTGTACACGTTGCGGAGCATGCGTTGCCGTATGCCCTGAAAATGCGATTGATTTGTCGTTTCAGATTGATTTGGATAAATGCAAGTCACACCGCGCATGTGTTACTGCATGCGCTGGCATCGGCGCAATTAATTTTGATCGAGTAGAGCGTTCTCGTGAGGGTGAGTTTGATTTGATTCTTGATCTACAAACCAATCCCAGTATTCAAATTAGTCAAAAACCACAAGGATATTTTGCTCCCGGCTCAGATCGCTTCAAACAATCAATGGCAGCTAGCCAATTACTTGGAATGGTCGGTGAGTTTGAGAAGCCAAAGTATTTTGTGTATACCGAAAAAATTTGTGCCCATGGGCGTAATGGCAAAGTAGGGTGCTCCGCATGCATTGATGTGTGTTCAACGCAAGCAATTCAGTCGGTGTTTAAAGATGGTCAGGGTAAGGTAGAAGTCAATCCCAATCTTTGTATGGGATGTGGCGCCTGCGCCACCGTTTGCCCCTCAGGGGCGATGCGCTACAACTTTCCAAGCGTTGCGTATCAGGGCCGACAGATCAAAGCATTGGCACAAACCTACTTGACCGCTATTGGTAGCTCGAAGCCCGGTCAGAATGCGCCAACCTTATTGATACATAGCCAAGAGGCTGGTACCACTCTTTTGGAGAATCTTGGGCGAGCTGCCCGTACGAAACCCAAAGAAGTTGTTGGACTGCCTGCATTTGTCATTCCATTTGCCGTTGAACATATTGCTTCAACCGGAATTGATTTATGGTTCGGTGCAATGTCTTATGGTTTTGGTGAAGTTGTTTTGCTACTCAGTGGTGACGAAGACCCTGGATATCGAAGTGCGCTCACCGAGCAGGCCGACTTAGCCAATTCGATTTCACAAGCATTAGGCTATGGCTTGCGTGTGCGTTGCATGATGGCCTCCTCAAGCTCAGACGTGGATACAGTCAATCGGGTCATGATGGAGTTGCTGACCCGTAAAGCCCAAAAATTGATGGCTCCGCCAGCTAGTTTTGCACTGGCTGCTCAAAAGCGCGAGACCCTTGAAATGAGTCTTGAGCATTTGTTGCAGTTTGCTCCACAGGCATTACCAGCCGAGGGCGTGCCATTACCAGCGCACTCACCCTTGGGTGCAATCGTAGTGAATAAAGATGCGTGCACGCTTTGCATGTCCTGTGTGGGAGCTTGCCCAGAGGGTGCTTTGTTGGATAACCCCGATGAGCCACAGCTCTCATTTATAGAGAAACAGTGTGTCCAGTGTGGACTATGCGAACAAACCTGCCCTGAGCAGGCTATTGCCTTAAGCCCCCGTTTAAGCTCGATTGAGCAACGAAAGCAAAAAGTTTTGCTCAATAAAACCGAGCCATTCCATTGCATTAGCTGTGGCAAAGCATTTGGAACCCTGAAAATGGTCGAATTAATGCTTGGCCGTATTGGAACCCATCATGCCTTTTCAGGCGACGCACTTGATCGTTTGAAAATGTGTAGCGATTGCCGTGTTGTAGACATGATGAAAAAAGAACTGTGA
- a CDS encoding DUF3306 domain-containing protein codes for MAENNFLSRWSRKKAGLTEETTSAPSTAPIAKVPEPLLEEANQATSAPDLVQQPPPPTIEDVEKIDVKAPDFSAFMRPDVDPLVQQAALKKMFSDPHFNVMDGLDIYIDDYTKSDPIPLDMLKRMQQSELLGLFKSAEELYPESKEGGLDQADAIQTSAEEPAQIEQSSQAAPMVNQDAAQPIDIESEALNPKVVDEKPSGERQAKRDSDSSGS; via the coding sequence ATGGCTGAAAATAATTTTTTATCCCGCTGGTCCCGAAAAAAAGCAGGGCTGACTGAAGAGACGACTTCAGCCCCATCAACTGCTCCTATTGCGAAGGTGCCCGAACCATTACTAGAAGAAGCAAATCAAGCAACTTCTGCTCCAGACCTGGTACAGCAACCCCCACCCCCAACCATCGAGGATGTTGAAAAAATCGATGTAAAGGCCCCTGATTTCTCAGCGTTTATGCGCCCCGATGTCGATCCCCTAGTGCAGCAGGCTGCTCTTAAGAAGATGTTTAGTGACCCACACTTTAATGTGATGGATGGCCTCGATATTTACATTGACGATTACACCAAATCGGATCCAATCCCATTGGATATGCTCAAGCGCATGCAGCAATCCGAACTTCTGGGGCTATTCAAATCGGCAGAAGAGCTCTATCCCGAGAGTAAAGAAGGTGGGTTAGATCAAGCCGATGCCATTCAGACATCTGCTGAAGAACCTGCGCAAATTGAGCAATCATCACAAGCGGCTCCCATGGTCAACCAGGACGCTGCCCAGCCAATCGATATAGAATCAGAGGCATTAAACCCAAAAGTGGTTGATGAGAAACCTAGTGGAGAGAGACAGGCAAAACGCGATTCCGATTCATCGGGGTCTTAG